The genomic stretch aaagttgaacaagggcccaagaattcatacctgaggtgtggaggcaaacTCTTCAACTCTAGTAGGAGGTTCCTCGATTAAGGGCTTTCTTgatggagtctttctattctcaagatccaaggagaGTTTATGAGGCTCATAGGAGTAGGAACCCATTCCTTGAAAGACACATACATACTCTACCAAGCCTTCATTCTCGGTCACATCATGGTTCAAAAACACAGCTTCCAAAGGATCCTCCACATTTATCATGGCACTtgtgtcatcaactatcacttgCATCACCATATCCACAAAGAACAAACCTCAATACTATTCaactgcctcattgatttgcacacaaggAAGATAACTTTTTCATCGCCCACCTGGAAGGTGAATTCCCCTGCTTCCATATCAACCAATGCTTTCCCTATTGCGAGGAAAGGCCTTCCCAATATTATCAGCACCTCATATTGACTTCGTAGTCGAGAATCACAAAATCAGCATGCAAAATAAACTTGTCAATCCGAACAAGAaaatcatcaataataccaagtgGCTTCTTCATtattctatccgccatttgcaatctcattgaaGTAGCTCTCAGTTGACCAATACCCAAGGTTTTGAATACGGAGTAAGGCATAAAATTtatacttgctcccaaatcacacaaggCCTTTGCAAAattcgcactcccaatggtacatggaatggtaaatgcgccgggatcttcaagctttagAGCCATAGAGTGcacaatggcactcacttgatgagtcattttgatggtctcacaatccatagatctctttttagtttccaagtctttcataaacttggcatatcccagcatttgctcaagagcttccaccaaggGCACATTGATCAACAAACatttcatcatctcaataaacttcttgAACTGGTTTTCATTCTTCTGATTTCcaagtctttgagggtaaggtggaaGAGGACTTgccaaaggagccttggctttaggcattaCCATTTCCGGTATGTCTATCGCATGTACCCTAGATGGGTTTACGTCATTCTAAGTCTATTCCTCATTGACATGAATATGAATTATCACCTTACCATCCAACttctcttcactcacttgctcatcaactatTGGATCATCATCATTTTTCACTTCAACATCATCACTTACaacttccttttgcttggaggtacTTGCTTCACCACCTCTACCGCTCCTTGTGGTCACCACCATTGCATGGCCGGTATTGTTCCCTCCCTACGGGTTTACTACCTTGTCACTAGGTAGTGccccccttagggcgagtgttCAAAGCTTGTGAAATCTGACCAAGTTGGACCTCTAGATTGCGGATAGAAGTATTATGAGACGCCAATTAGGCATCAGAGTCGGCGTTCTTCTTGatcatttgctcaaacattgACTCAATCCGCCCCATCTCATTTTTGGATGAGCTAGGACCTTGGGTCGAAAATGGACGTGGATTATTTGGCTGTTGAAATATTggaggcctttgaaaacccggCCCCCGATTACCTTGGTTACcattattccaacccccttggttgttaATTTCTATTGTTACCCTAAttctggttgttgttcccccaattgttgAAGTTGTTGTTATTTTTCCAATTTCCTTGGCCTTGGTTTCTCCAATTCTAATTATTCCCTTGCGATCTCCATTGTTGATTTGGAGTATTACCTCGTTGTCCTTGATAGTTGTTGGCATACAAAACCTCTTCACTTTGCTCACAATACCCATCATCCTGGTTGTAACCACTACTACCTTGCTTATATTGATCTTAATTGCCTTGTATTTGTTGCCCATGTTGTCTCCTCTTTTTTACCAATAGATTAACGCCTTCCATTGCATTCACTTGCTTTGGGCCCTAAATCTACTGAAGCTGTGCTTTTGCTAACTGGTTCATGgttgttgtcaactcagctatggcTTGTCCATGGTCTTGAAGTTCTTTGTGAAGGTTTATGACATGAGTGTCCCCCTGAGGAAAGTTTTCCCGACTCTGCTAGGCTgaggaagtgtcagccatctcatcaagaatcttACAGGCCTCAGCATAAGGCAACTTCATAAAATTACCCCTGCTAGTTGGTTTACCACACATTGATTGGTCATGTTTATACCCCGGTAAAATGTCTGTtggatcattgcctcagtcatatcattgttggggcattccttgacCATAGTTCCATATCTATCCCAGATCTCGTCAAAAGGTTCATTTGGTTCTTGTTTAAATGCTAAGATCTCATCCCTTAATGCAATCATATGTCCCGATGAGAAAAACATGGCTATAAACTTGTCGGACAACTCATCCcatgtagtgatggaatggttggggagtctttcGAGCTAGTCCAAaactttccctctaagtgaaaaagggaacaatctcaGTCTCAATGCATCCTATGACACATTTGTTTGTTTGcttccccaacaggtatccacaaagcccttTAAATGTTTATATGCATTTGGATGGGGAGTGCTTTTGAAGTACCCTCTTTGCTCCAATAAGGTCAACATGACATTTGTAATCtggaaattgcccgcccggatcctAGGTGGTACAATTGCACTTGCGTAcccttcatttggaagcacctGAGGAGCAACTCTCGGAGGAtccgggggagggtctggaatattttcATTGGCCTGACAGCCTTTTCTTTGAGCTTGAGGTACTAGAAGTACCTCATATTCACtattatcatctacctcctcccccaggATAACATTTCCGATAGGATCATTATtttccattttgtacctgaatcgattaactcacacaagttagtaaaatagaaggaaagaaaGACAAGACACACAACTAGTCatatagatagccaaaaccgtttaaCTCGCCGGCAGCGGTACCAAAAAGTGATCGtctccaaccctacaccactatataaTGGTAAGGAGTGGTCGATACAACTTTTACCCGAAGGATCGGGATCGATTTCTACAgggagttaatattggttgggagttgggtttctatctaatctagctatgcgtgttgcttttaattacacttctaaacatgtTTGGAATTgttactattctacttttaatGCTATTGATTGCCGAAAATAAACTAAGAACAATGTTTTTGTAAAGTTTTCTCAAGtgataaaaagcactagggaagtgacttacacctaggcgagTATCTAATGAGATCTAAACTTTAGGGCAAACTTGTTATATTTGGAGTCGTGATATAACCTTTACACAAGATTACTcattctatacctctcggtagtttgagtaactttgccctaattggctttctcaagccccaTTAGGTGTTCAAATAATGgaagtaaaattggctcaagtcagATATCactatctctaggttcaaccctttaatttgggctatcaatctcttgagtgcacgctaattccttgttagcctaattttcctagacttagtccctctttacGAAGAAgtgtctaagtcataaaggcatgaatcagtgtttgcaaccaccaattctacaattaaagcatgaatcaagctaaatatcactaatcCATAAACAATTAAACCCTAAAATAGaatacccattaaatacccacactagggttgggtcacaaacctagctaatgggtttagctactcataataatggtagaaatcaaagatgaagatgaaatataagccataaaaattgattacaagaataaaatctaagaaattaagctaaagctactctaaaattactcaaagtgGTAAAATACGGTCGTTCACGAGCTCCTTGGtacaaaagatgacctaaaaatgtaaaaaaggTCTATTTATATACAACTAAAATTACGAGACAAAATATTCCTATGGAGGTTCCGCTGTCAGCGCAATATTGAGCGCCTCAGCGCTTGAACTTTCGCGACCGCGCAAAAGCAAGCGCGGACCGCGTTTTATCCATTTTGGATTGGGACTGGGCTTGATTTCGATGGGAGCGTAAAAGAAACTGCCTTAGCGTTGTCTTCAATCTCGGCCGCGTAAAATGTTCATGGACCACGCTCTTCATTTTAGCTCAAATTTCCAGGCCTCTAAATCTTTATTTCGCCCTCAGCGGAATTTGCACCGCGACCGCATCAGGTATTCCACGGTCGCACTATTTCATCATGGTCAGCGGTCCCTTACTACATCCAAAACACCTTCTCTAAACCTCAATTTAGATGTTAGCGTAATTGTGGTCGCCTCAGCGATGGACCTTCGACGACCGCTCTTTTTCTTCACTGTCAGCACTTTTATCttagctttgaacttgtgcatgtttaactcctttatgagctagttatgactttcttgcttcattttgaccaaaccctgcaaacaagcataataagttagttttcgggaatacttttacacatttttgatccaaaacctaagcaaaagagagcataagatagACTAGAATCCATAGTTATCAACGCCCCGGCTAGGGGCAAAGGTTAGTTTGGGAGGGTTTAGCCTAGAAGGCCCACATATCtagcaccaccacctcctcgaggTGCTCTAGCGCGACCCTATTTCAGTGCTATGCCCGAGAGTTATTATCGCCCACCAGTTTATTAGGGTTCTTCCGGTGCCTATTTCAGTGCCATACTAGAGAGTTCATACCCCCCACCAGCCATCCAGGGTCCTCCTAGTGAATATTCAAGCCATCAGGGTCAGATTTCGGGGCAGTAGTCTATGGCACCGAGGGGTTGTTACAAGTGTGGGGATCGGGGTCACATGAAGAGATATTGTCCTAGACTCCAAGGCAAGGCAGTACAATAGGGTCATCAGCCCATGATTGCAATACCAGTTGTCCGACCGCCTAGAGGTAGAGGGCAGATAGGTAagggtcgtcctagaggtggaggccatgcAGGGTGAGGTCAGCTAGCAATTGTTTAGTTAGGCAGAGGCCAGCTAGCCGGTGCTCCAGCTAAATTCTTTGATTTTCCGTCCAGACCAGATGTAGTGGCCTCAGATGtagtcatcataggtattatttcTGTCTGTGGTAGGGATGCCTCAGTACTATTtaatccagggtctacctattcatatgtgtcatctctgtttgctcatttcctggatattccttgtgagtccttgggtactcttgtttatgtgtccactCATGTGGGCAATTTTATGGTTATGGATCGGATCTATCGGTCAcgtgtggtcacattctgtggttacGACTAGAGCAGACCTTCTGTtacttgatatgatcgactttgagtTCATCCTGgtcatggactggttatccccgtaTCATGTCATCCTttattgtcatgccaagattgttacTTTAACGATGTCAAAGTTGTCGatattggagtggaagggttcctccaTTAGTACAACTATTCGGGTCATCTCTTTTCTGAAGGTTCGACAtttggtcgagaagggttgtttagCTTATTTAGCTTATATTATTGACACTACCGCAGAGTCCCCATGATTGATTTAGTGCCAGTAGTCTGGGAATTTGccaatgtgtttccttctgacctttcaagcatgccaccagatcacgatattgatttctgtattaaCTTGGCTCCAAATACCCATCCTATATATATC from Nicotiana sylvestris chromosome 12, ASM39365v2, whole genome shotgun sequence encodes the following:
- the LOC138883890 gene encoding uncharacterized protein, with translation MVMPKAKAPLASPLPPYPQRLGNQKNENQFKKFIEMMKCLLINVPLVEALEQMLGYAKFMKDLETKKRSMDCETIKMTHQVSAIVHSMALKLEDPGAFTIPCTIGSANFAKALCDLGASINFMPYSVFKTLGIGQLRATSMRLQMADRIMKKPLGIIDDFLVRIDKFILHADFVILDYEVNMRC